GCCGTGCGCGGCTGGGCCTCCGGTGCGGCATCGGCCTCTGCCGTGGTCTCTTCGGCTTGAGTATCCAGATCGGTCATCGTTCTTCTCCCTCTGTCACGCCCGTACAGAATCGCGGGCGGTTAGCGCTTGCGACGGCGATCGGGCCGCGCACCCGGCTTTGGGGTACGGCTCGTCGCGCCTGATCCATTTGTAGAGTTCGGGGAAGCCTGTCCCCCGGTGTTCTCGTCAGTACCGCCGGACTCGGACAGTTCGGTGCTGCTGTCTGTGTCCTCTGATTGTTTGGCCGCCGGGTTTTTTCCACCCCGCGTGGGCTTGGCCCCCGGCTTCGGGGCGTTCGCCGCCCGCCGCTCCAGATCGGCTTGCTTCTTCTCTTCTTCTTCTTTGGCGATTCGATTGAAGACGTAGTGCTGCTGCCCGAACGTCCAGATGTTGTTGGAGACCCAGTAGAGGATGATCGCGATCGGCAGGAACGGCCCGCCGACGACCACACCGAGCGGGAACACGTACAGCGCCAGCCGGTTCATGATCTGGGTCTGCGGGTTGGCTTGAGCCTCCGGGCTCTGCCGCGCGATCGAGGCTCGGCTGTTGAAGTAGGTCGCGATGCCCGCGATGACCATCAAGGGAATGGAGACGCCGGCGACCGCCCACCTATTGAATTCCGTGAACGCGTCCAGACCCGTCGTCTGAATCATGGTCGCGCCCAGGGGTGCACCGAACAGGTTGGCGTCCAGGAAATTGGCCACGTCGTGAGCGCTGAAGACGTAGTTGCCCGTGGCGCGGTTGGCCTCCACCGACATATGGACCTGGCCGAAGCCACCGGTGGTCCGGTTAAACGAACGCAGTACGTGGAACAGGCCAAGGAACACCGGGATCTGAGCCAACATCGGCAGACACCCCAGGATCGGGTTGAAGCCGTGCTCGCGCTGCAGCTTCTGCATCTCCAACGCCATGCGCTGACGGTCGTTCTTATACTTCTTCTGCAGGGCCTTGATCTGTGGCTGCAATTCCTGCATCTGCCGGGTGGTCCGGATCTGTCGCACGAACGGCTTGTACAGAATCGCGCGCAGCGTGAACACCAGGAACATCACCGACAGCGCCCACGCGAAAAAGTTCGTGGGCCCCAACAGGTACGCGAATAGCTTGTACCAAACCCACATGATCGCCGAGACCGGGTAGTAGATGAACCCGAGACTGAACCAATCAAACATCCGCTGTGCTCCTCTGCACGCATGCGTGCGCTACGTCCCCGTGCTTCGTACGGCGT
The nucleotide sequence above comes from Mycobacteroides saopaulense. Encoded proteins:
- the yidC gene encoding membrane protein insertase YidC, whose protein sequence is MFDWFSLGFIYYPVSAIMWVWYKLFAYLLGPTNFFAWALSVMFLVFTLRAILYKPFVRQIRTTRQMQELQPQIKALQKKYKNDRQRMALEMQKLQREHGFNPILGCLPMLAQIPVFLGLFHVLRSFNRTTGGFGQVHMSVEANRATGNYVFSAHDVANFLDANLFGAPLGATMIQTTGLDAFTEFNRWAVAGVSIPLMVIAGIATYFNSRASIARQSPEAQANPQTQIMNRLALYVFPLGVVVGGPFLPIAIILYWVSNNIWTFGQQHYVFNRIAKEEEEKKQADLERRAANAPKPGAKPTRGGKNPAAKQSEDTDSSTELSESGGTDENTGGQASPNSTNGSGATSRTPKPGARPDRRRKR